One Telluria mixta DNA window includes the following coding sequences:
- the tgt gene encoding tRNA guanosine(34) transglycosylase Tgt: MLEFTLLKKDTSGLSHARRGRLKLNHGTIETPIFMPVGTYGSVKAMAPNELKDVGSQIILGNTFHLWLRPGTDVMDKFGGLHGFMGWDKPILTDSGGFQVFSLGAMRKITEEGVKFASPIDGSRLFLSPEISMQIQRSLNSDIVMQFDECTPYEIDGRPATSEEAAKSMRMSLRWAQRSMNEFNKGENPNALFGIVQGGMYERLRDESLAGLEEIDFPGLAIGGLSVGEPKEDMMRVLQHVGPRLPENKPHYLMGVGTPEDLVEGVANGVDMFDCVMPTRNARNGWLFTRFGDLKIKNARYKDDQSPLDESCSCYCCKNFSRAYLHHLHRSKEILGARLNTIHNLHYYLNLMQEIRDAIDADRFHAFRLQFNADRARGV; this comes from the coding sequence ATGCTCGAATTTACCCTCCTTAAAAAAGACACGAGCGGCCTGTCGCACGCGCGCCGCGGTCGTTTAAAACTGAACCACGGCACCATCGAGACGCCGATCTTCATGCCCGTCGGAACCTATGGCTCCGTCAAGGCGATGGCGCCGAACGAGCTGAAGGACGTGGGCTCGCAGATCATCCTCGGCAACACGTTCCACCTGTGGCTGCGCCCGGGCACGGACGTCATGGACAAGTTCGGCGGCCTGCACGGCTTCATGGGCTGGGACAAGCCGATCCTGACCGACTCCGGCGGCTTCCAGGTGTTCTCGCTGGGCGCGATGCGCAAGATCACGGAAGAGGGCGTGAAGTTCGCGTCGCCCATCGACGGCTCGCGCCTGTTCCTGTCGCCGGAAATCTCGATGCAGATCCAGCGCTCGCTGAACTCGGACATCGTCATGCAGTTCGACGAGTGCACGCCGTACGAGATCGACGGCCGTCCGGCCACGAGCGAGGAAGCGGCCAAGTCGATGCGCATGTCGCTGCGCTGGGCGCAACGCTCCATGAACGAATTTAACAAGGGCGAGAACCCGAACGCGCTGTTCGGCATCGTCCAGGGCGGCATGTACGAGCGCCTGCGCGACGAATCGCTGGCCGGGCTGGAAGAGATCGACTTCCCCGGCCTGGCCATTGGCGGCCTGTCGGTGGGCGAGCCGAAGGAAGACATGATGCGCGTGCTGCAGCACGTTGGCCCGCGCCTGCCGGAAAACAAGCCGCACTACCTGATGGGCGTCGGCACGCCCGAAGACCTGGTCGAGGGCGTGGCGAACGGCGTCGACATGTTCGACTGCGTGATGCCGACCCGGAACGCGCGCAACGGCTGGCTGTTCACCCGCTTCGGCGACCTCAAGATCAAGAACGCCCGCTACAAGGACGACCAGTCGCCGCTGGACGAGTCGTGCTCGTGCTACTGCTGCAAGAATTTCTCGCGCGCCTATCTGCACCACCTGCACCGCTCCAAGGAGATCCTGGGGGCGCGCCTGAACACCATCCACAACCTGCATTACTACCTGAACCTCATGCAGGAGATCCGCGACGCCATCGATGCGGATCGGTTCCACGCCTTCCGCCTGCAGTTCAACGCAGACCGCGCCCGCGGCGTGTGA
- the yajC gene encoding preprotein translocase subunit YajC, producing the protein MFISNAYAQTAGAADPGLMGNLTTFAPLILMFVVMYFLMIRPQQKRQKELKTMMDALAKGDEVITAGGLLGRVSKVTDTYVTVEVAAGTEVVVQKNAVTALLPKGTLKSL; encoded by the coding sequence GTGTTCATTTCCAACGCTTACGCGCAAACCGCCGGTGCAGCCGATCCGGGTCTGATGGGTAACCTCACCACGTTCGCCCCGCTGATCCTGATGTTCGTGGTCATGTACTTCCTCATGATCCGTCCGCAGCAGAAGCGCCAGAAAGAACTGAAAACCATGATGGACGCGCTGGCCAAGGGCGACGAAGTCATCACCGCCGGCGGCCTGCTGGGCCGTGTCTCGAAGGTGACCGACACGTACGTGACCGTCGAAGTGGCGGCCGGTACCGAAGTGGTCGTGCAGAAGAACGCCGTGACCGCGCTGCTGCCGAAGGGCACGCTGAAGTCCCTGTAA
- the secD gene encoding protein translocase subunit SecD, which translates to MNRYPLWKYILILVTVLVGLLYTAPNYFVDSPALQVTTSKATVKVNSDTAARVAEALKREGIPADAVGLEGSGDSASVRARFATPDIQFKAKTALERDLNRDPADPDYIVTVNLVKNTPAWMQAINAKPLNLGLDLRGGVHFLLQVDAKAVQETRVKGVLSSVRSELRDKSIRHAGIDRVGNNIEIKFRDEATRTQARNALAQNADLAFADAADGSDLKLIVTLKPAALQRVVEEGVKQNISALSKRINELGVSEPVIQQQGRDRIVVQLPGVQDVAHAKDIIGRTATLEFRVTDDTVTPGTELSAAIPLNSELFTEGAGAPVVVSKDVLVSGDSVINAVAGFDQNQRPAVNIELNAEGGRKMRAMTRERVGKRMATLLKEKGKYNVLQVATIQSEFGANFQTTGMASPQAAAELALLLRSGALSAPMEFVEERVVGPQLGAENIAKGLHSTLWGFVAIAIFMIIYYQLFGFFSVVALACNLLFLLALLSMLGATLTLPGIAAIALALGMAIDANVLINERIREELRAGNTPQAAISAGFSHAWATILDSNVTTLIVGLALLVFGSGAVRGFAVVHCLGILTSMFSAVFLSRGVVNLWYGRKKKLGKIAIGTVWNADAAAAKAAVKKG; encoded by the coding sequence ATGAATCGTTACCCCCTCTGGAAGTACATACTGATCCTCGTGACAGTGCTTGTTGGCCTGCTGTACACGGCGCCCAACTATTTCGTCGACTCGCCGGCCCTGCAGGTGACGACCTCCAAGGCGACCGTCAAGGTCAACAGCGACACGGCCGCCCGGGTTGCCGAAGCGCTCAAGCGCGAAGGTATTCCTGCCGACGCCGTGGGTCTGGAAGGATCGGGCGACAGCGCTTCCGTGCGTGCGCGCTTCGCGACCCCCGATATCCAGTTCAAGGCCAAGACCGCGCTGGAGCGCGACCTGAACCGTGACCCGGCCGACCCCGACTACATCGTCACCGTCAACCTGGTCAAGAACACGCCGGCCTGGATGCAGGCCATCAATGCCAAGCCGCTGAACCTGGGTCTCGACCTGCGCGGCGGCGTGCACTTCCTGCTGCAGGTGGATGCGAAGGCCGTGCAGGAGACCCGCGTCAAGGGCGTCCTGTCCAGCGTCCGCAGCGAGCTGCGCGACAAGAGCATCCGCCACGCCGGCATCGACCGCGTCGGCAACAACATCGAGATCAAGTTCCGCGACGAGGCCACCCGTACGCAGGCCCGCAACGCGCTGGCCCAGAACGCCGACCTGGCGTTTGCCGACGCCGCCGACGGTTCCGACCTGAAGCTGATCGTGACCCTGAAGCCGGCCGCGCTGCAGCGCGTGGTGGAAGAGGGCGTCAAGCAGAACATCAGCGCGCTGAGCAAGCGTATCAACGAACTGGGCGTGAGCGAGCCCGTGATCCAGCAACAGGGCCGCGACCGCATCGTCGTCCAGCTGCCGGGCGTGCAGGACGTCGCCCACGCGAAGGACATCATCGGCCGCACCGCGACGCTGGAATTCCGCGTGACCGACGATACCGTCACCCCGGGCACCGAGCTGTCCGCCGCGATCCCGCTGAATTCGGAACTGTTCACCGAAGGCGCCGGCGCGCCGGTCGTCGTGTCGAAGGACGTCCTCGTGAGCGGCGATTCCGTCATCAACGCCGTCGCCGGCTTCGACCAGAACCAGCGTCCGGCCGTGAACATCGAGCTGAACGCCGAAGGCGGCCGCAAGATGCGCGCCATGACGCGCGAGCGCGTCGGCAAGCGCATGGCCACGCTGCTGAAGGAGAAGGGCAAGTACAACGTGCTGCAGGTCGCGACGATCCAGAGCGAATTCGGTGCGAACTTCCAGACCACCGGCATGGCCAGCCCGCAGGCCGCCGCCGAGCTGGCGCTGCTGCTGCGCTCCGGCGCGCTGTCGGCCCCGATGGAATTCGTCGAGGAACGCGTCGTCGGCCCGCAGCTCGGCGCCGAGAACATCGCCAAAGGCCTGCATTCCACGCTGTGGGGCTTCGTGGCGATCGCGATCTTCATGATCATCTACTACCAGCTGTTCGGCTTCTTCAGTGTCGTGGCGCTGGCGTGCAACCTGCTGTTCCTGCTGGCCCTGCTGTCGATGCTGGGCGCGACCCTGACCCTGCCGGGTATCGCGGCAATCGCGCTGGCGCTGGGTATGGCGATCGACGCTAACGTGCTGATCAATGAACGCATCCGTGAAGAACTGCGGGCGGGTAACACACCGCAGGCGGCGATCTCGGCCGGTTTCAGCCATGCGTGGGCGACCATTCTCGACTCGAACGTGACGACCCTGATCGTCGGCCTGGCGCTGCTGGTGTTCGGTTCGGGCGCCGTGCGCGGCTTCGCCGTCGTGCACTGCCTGGGCATCCTGACGTCGATGTTCTCGGCCGTGTTCCTGTCGCGCGGCGTCGTGAACCTGTGGTACGGCCGCAAGAAGAAGCTCGGCAAGATCGCCATCGGCACCGTGTGGAATGCGGATGCCGCCGCGGCCAAGGCGGCCGTCAAGAAAGGATAA
- the secF gene encoding protein translocase subunit SecF, translated as MEFFKIKRDIPFMRHALIFNVISALTFVAAVFFLVTKHLHFSVEFTGGTVMELRYPHAADQEKIRHTLEKLGYEQPEVTSFGTAQDIMLRLPIRKEVAGSGTSATVFNALCAAESGTPKQVQITTDKGENVARTSCVNAAGAEVLSQQRVEFVGPQVGDELAQNGLNALIMVVVGVMIYLAVRFEWKFAVAAIVANLHDVVIILGFFAFFQWEFSLTVLAAVLAVLGYSVNESVVIFDRIRETFRKERKLSVTQVIDHAITSTISRTIITHGCTEMMVLSMLFFGGQTLHYFAIALTIGILFGIYSSVFVAAAIAMWLGVKREDLIKPIKAKDETDGAVV; from the coding sequence ATGGAATTTTTCAAGATTAAACGGGACATCCCGTTCATGCGCCACGCGTTGATCTTCAACGTGATCTCGGCGCTGACCTTCGTCGCCGCGGTGTTCTTCCTGGTGACCAAGCACCTGCACTTCTCGGTCGAGTTCACGGGCGGTACCGTGATGGAACTGCGCTATCCGCACGCGGCCGACCAGGAAAAGATCCGCCACACGCTGGAAAAACTGGGTTACGAGCAGCCGGAAGTGACGAGCTTCGGCACCGCGCAGGACATCATGCTGCGCCTGCCGATCCGCAAGGAGGTCGCCGGTTCGGGCACGTCGGCTACCGTGTTCAACGCGCTGTGCGCGGCCGAATCCGGCACGCCGAAGCAGGTGCAAATCACCACCGACAAGGGCGAGAACGTCGCCCGCACCAGCTGCGTCAACGCGGCGGGCGCGGAGGTGCTGAGCCAGCAGCGCGTCGAATTCGTCGGCCCGCAGGTCGGCGACGAGCTGGCGCAGAACGGCCTGAACGCCCTGATCATGGTGGTCGTCGGCGTGATGATCTACCTGGCCGTGCGCTTCGAATGGAAGTTCGCCGTCGCCGCGATCGTCGCCAACCTGCACGACGTCGTCATCATCCTGGGCTTCTTCGCTTTCTTCCAGTGGGAATTCTCGCTGACGGTGCTGGCCGCGGTGCTGGCCGTGCTGGGTTACTCCGTGAACGAATCGGTCGTGATCTTCGACCGGATCCGCGAGACCTTCCGCAAGGAGCGCAAGCTGTCCGTGACCCAGGTCATCGACCACGCGATCACGAGCACGATCTCGCGTACGATCATCACCCACGGCTGTACCGAGATGATGGTCCTGTCGATGCTGTTCTTCGGCGGCCAGACGCTGCACTACTTCGCGATCGCGCTGACCATCGGTATCCTGTTCGGTATCTACTCGTCCGTGTTCGTCGCGGCCGCCATCGCCATGTGGCTGGGCGTCAAGCGCGAAGACCTGATCAAGCCGATCAAGGCCAAGGACGAAACGGACGGCGCCGTCGTGTAA
- a CDS encoding MerR family transcriptional regulator yields the protein MDAIDEQPQDNASDLTYRSGVAARLAGLSVETLRVWERRYDISGTRRSASGQRLYTADQVQRLGLLKQLVDRGHPIGQLAHLSTDELRTLGGGGARDGMPVRPIDIVVIGLGLARRIAASPHDTLLLNVRASCSRFEPAECLGPDLRTEVLLVELSELDEHAIPMIAAASSALHAAAVVVLYRFSPSATIRALRAQGWLVARVPSEMGELVPLCRQALEGQHLPARAADALPTGPRFDEETLAGITGASSALACECPRHMAELLLMVGSFERYSAQCASRNSADAQVHLDLHQSAGQARMILEAALERLARAEGIPLPPPAG from the coding sequence ATGGACGCAATCGACGAGCAACCCCAGGACAATGCCAGTGACTTGACCTACCGCAGCGGCGTAGCGGCCCGGCTGGCCGGCCTGTCGGTGGAAACCCTGCGTGTGTGGGAAAGACGCTACGACATCTCGGGTACGCGCCGCTCGGCCAGCGGCCAGCGGCTGTACACGGCGGATCAGGTGCAACGCCTCGGCCTGTTGAAGCAGTTGGTCGACCGTGGCCATCCCATCGGCCAGCTGGCCCATTTGTCCACGGACGAATTGCGCACGCTGGGCGGCGGCGGCGCGCGCGACGGCATGCCGGTGCGGCCCATCGACATCGTCGTCATCGGCCTGGGCCTCGCACGCCGGATCGCCGCGAGCCCGCACGACACCCTGCTGCTGAACGTACGGGCCAGTTGCTCGCGCTTTGAACCGGCCGAGTGCCTGGGGCCGGACCTGCGCACCGAGGTGCTGCTGGTGGAATTGTCCGAACTCGACGAGCACGCGATCCCGATGATCGCAGCGGCAAGCAGCGCCCTGCATGCGGCGGCCGTCGTCGTGCTGTACCGCTTCAGCCCGAGCGCGACCATCCGCGCGCTGCGGGCGCAAGGCTGGCTCGTGGCGCGCGTGCCATCCGAAATGGGTGAACTGGTGCCGTTGTGCCGGCAGGCGCTGGAAGGACAGCATTTGCCGGCCCGCGCCGCCGACGCCCTGCCCACGGGCCCGCGCTTCGACGAAGAGACGCTGGCCGGCATCACGGGCGCGAGCAGCGCGCTGGCCTGCGAATGCCCGCGCCACATGGCGGAACTGCTGCTGATGGTCGGGAGTTTCGAGCGCTACAGCGCCCAGTGCGCGTCGCGCAACAGCGCGGACGCGCAAGTCCACCTGGATCTGCACCAGTCCGCGGGCCAGGCCCGCATGATCCTCGAGGCGGCGCTGGAGCGCCTGGCGCGCGCGGAAGGGATCCCGCTGCCGCCGCCGGCCGGATAA
- a CDS encoding porin family protein, which yields MKKLLLALIATSAVAGAAQAQTTTPHAYVGIGAATADNKSTDDYHTNAKIYGGYEFDQNWGVEAGYTNFDKQDIPGGNVKGSGTYVAGKYSLPLGERFTGYGKAGLSYNERKYSGLGGQVNNYDTGLYGGVGVEYKLNQNLALNAEYERYGKDKAFGAKADVYTVGLKYGF from the coding sequence ATGAAGAAACTGCTGCTCGCACTGATCGCCACGTCCGCCGTCGCCGGCGCCGCTCAAGCCCAGACCACCACGCCGCACGCCTATGTCGGCATCGGTGCCGCCACCGCGGACAACAAGTCGACCGACGATTACCACACGAACGCCAAGATCTACGGCGGCTATGAATTCGACCAGAACTGGGGCGTCGAAGCCGGCTACACGAACTTCGACAAGCAGGACATCCCCGGCGGTAACGTGAAAGGTTCCGGCACCTATGTCGCCGGCAAGTACAGCCTGCCCCTGGGCGAGCGCTTCACCGGCTACGGCAAGGCAGGCCTGTCGTACAACGAACGCAAGTACAGCGGCCTGGGCGGCCAGGTCAACAACTATGACACGGGCCTGTACGGCGGTGTCGGCGTCGAATACAAGCTGAACCAGAACTTGGCCCTGAACGCCGAGTACGAGCGTTACGGCAAGGACAAGGCCTTCGGCGCCAAGGCTGACGTCTACACCGTCGGCCTGAAATACGGTTTCTAA
- a CDS encoding HDOD domain-containing protein, producing MDRIDALKSIAAQAGRGDLHFPTHVDATLKLQRALTDPECHIDEAARLVQTEPLLAARTVAIANSAAYNRFGNDVTNVKAAVQRVGFRTLGALAAAVIVRQLAGEIHDPGLRAKADRLWLHSTHVAALSQVIARRVSFVDPETAMFAGIVHEVGGFYLLSRAAEFPGLLDGGADEWIEHGETAIGRGVLLKLGVPAPVMGAIEALWNGMRALPPETLGDTLLLANDLSPVASPLLERDPGVPGIQVGATIDFAVGAGTLKTILQESEDEVNSLTAALA from the coding sequence ATGGACAGAATCGACGCCCTCAAGAGCATTGCCGCGCAAGCCGGGCGCGGCGACCTCCACTTCCCCACCCACGTCGACGCGACGCTCAAGCTGCAGCGCGCGCTGACCGATCCGGAATGCCACATCGACGAAGCGGCGCGCCTCGTGCAGACGGAGCCGCTGCTGGCCGCGCGCACCGTCGCCATCGCCAACTCGGCCGCCTATAACCGCTTCGGCAACGACGTCACCAACGTCAAGGCGGCCGTGCAGCGCGTGGGCTTCCGGACGCTGGGCGCGCTCGCTGCCGCCGTCATCGTGCGCCAGCTCGCGGGCGAAATCCACGACCCCGGGTTGCGCGCCAAGGCCGATCGGTTATGGCTGCACTCGACCCACGTGGCCGCGCTGTCGCAGGTGATCGCGCGGCGCGTGTCGTTCGTCGATCCGGAAACGGCCATGTTCGCCGGCATCGTGCACGAGGTCGGCGGCTTTTATCTGCTGTCGCGCGCGGCCGAGTTCCCGGGCCTGCTGGACGGCGGCGCCGACGAATGGATCGAGCACGGCGAGACCGCCATCGGCCGCGGCGTCCTGCTCAAGCTGGGCGTGCCCGCCCCCGTGATGGGCGCTATCGAAGCGCTGTGGAACGGCATGCGCGCCCTGCCGCCCGAAACCCTGGGCGACACGCTGCTGCTGGCCAACGATCTCTCTCCCGTCGCGTCGCCGCTGCTGGAGCGCGATCCCGGCGTGCCCGGCATCCAGGTAGGCGCCACCATCGACTTCGCCGTCGGCGCAGGCACCCTGAAAACCATCCTCCAGGAATCGGAGGATGAAGTGAACAGCCTCACGGCCGCCCTGGCCTGA
- a CDS encoding MarR family winged helix-turn-helix transcriptional regulator — protein sequence MGERYLKSVRLLAECLQGFERFVAEPVRRHGLTHPQFDIIATLGNTPGMTYKELGERTLITKGTLTGVIDRLEQKGLVERARNCDDKRSFLVRLTAEGDTLFRNVFPAVVAHGKQLFADYGDGDFEQLDHALRRLRTRLDTPGLVTPGGHVPADEG from the coding sequence ATGGGTGAACGATATCTGAAGAGTGTGCGCCTGCTGGCCGAATGCCTGCAAGGGTTCGAGCGCTTCGTCGCCGAACCGGTGCGCCGGCATGGGCTGACGCATCCGCAATTCGACATCATCGCCACCCTCGGCAACACGCCCGGCATGACTTACAAGGAACTGGGCGAGCGGACCCTGATCACGAAGGGGACGCTGACCGGCGTCATCGACCGCCTCGAGCAGAAAGGACTCGTGGAACGCGCGCGCAATTGCGACGACAAGCGCTCGTTCCTCGTGCGCCTGACGGCGGAAGGGGATACCCTGTTCCGCAACGTGTTTCCGGCCGTGGTCGCACACGGCAAGCAGCTGTTCGCCGATTATGGCGACGGCGATTTCGAACAACTGGACCACGCGCTGCGCCGGCTGCGCACCCGGCTCGATACGCCGGGCCTGGTCACACCGGGCGGGCATGTTCCCGCCGACGAAGGATGA
- a CDS encoding DMT family transporter yields MTQHLRGILALVVVVLVWGTTFPAMKELTAYFSPVWIILTRFAIATVLLSPFLWRARRSDLTLGGILGLLLFFCYLFQVEGLALTTSNRNAFICGLNVLVVPLLGLLGGRLPERHIVIALLLAIAGLVSLCWDGGGGWGRGDTLALLAALTFGAYIKVMEMYTRRAVRLMTVTAAQIGTVAVCAALWLFAREVPRGALGVEDAANYWTYIGHGLFHYSPNFAYLGVLCTAAIISMQAWGQARTSANEAAVIYAFEPGGAAFFAYFWLGEAMGGRGWLGAALLISGMIVSQWNAESRPAAALAPE; encoded by the coding sequence ATGACCCAGCATCTGCGCGGCATCCTCGCCCTCGTCGTCGTCGTCCTCGTGTGGGGGACGACATTTCCCGCGATGAAGGAACTGACGGCATATTTTTCTCCCGTCTGGATCATTCTGACCCGTTTCGCCATCGCGACGGTGCTCTTGTCGCCGTTCCTGTGGCGCGCACGCCGCTCGGACCTGACGCTGGGCGGCATACTCGGCTTGCTGCTGTTCTTCTGCTACCTGTTCCAGGTCGAAGGTCTCGCGCTGACGACGTCGAACCGCAACGCGTTCATCTGCGGCCTGAACGTGCTCGTCGTGCCGCTGCTGGGCTTGCTCGGCGGACGCCTGCCGGAACGCCACATCGTCATCGCGCTGCTGCTCGCGATCGCGGGACTCGTCTCGCTGTGCTGGGATGGCGGCGGCGGCTGGGGCCGCGGCGACACGCTCGCGCTGCTGGCCGCGCTCACCTTTGGCGCCTACATCAAGGTCATGGAGATGTATACGCGCCGCGCCGTCCGCCTGATGACCGTGACGGCCGCGCAGATCGGCACCGTCGCCGTGTGTGCCGCGTTGTGGCTGTTCGCGCGCGAGGTGCCGCGGGGCGCGCTCGGCGTCGAGGACGCGGCGAATTACTGGACCTATATCGGCCATGGACTGTTTCACTACTCGCCGAATTTTGCCTACCTGGGCGTGCTGTGCACGGCCGCCATCATCTCGATGCAGGCTTGGGGGCAGGCGCGCACCAGCGCCAACGAGGCGGCCGTCATCTATGCGTTCGAGCCCGGCGGCGCCGCGTTCTTCGCGTATTTCTGGCTGGGCGAGGCGATGGGCGGCCGGGGGTGGCTCGGCGCGGCTTTGTTGATCTCCGGTATGATAGTCAGTCAATGGAATGCCGAAAGCCGGCCGGCCGCCGCGCTCGCCCCCGAGTGA
- a CDS encoding GlxA family transcriptional regulator: MQQAELSRLALEAPLRVLLVHAGEPDSLTWSGLVQPLRLAAKVLGPERLHVDVRTPDKFAADQRHWHLVLLVADEAEAGLRPANLRMVISRCRAAPCWGGVGAGVLWLAEAGALNGARAALPWSLYPDVDMRADQALLSPHLYEIDGARLTSCGGAASIDFALTLVDLLFGATVQAQVKEILCVDRVRGPDERQRVALQARFGVLQPKLTEAVTLMEANIEEPLSTDDIAQLAGVSRRQLERLFKQYLGSLPSRYYLELRLQRARQLLRDTNYSIVQVGLMCGFSSGSHFSTAFGALFGNTPREERQRKLSQ; this comes from the coding sequence ATGCAGCAAGCTGAATTATCCCGCCTCGCGCTGGAGGCGCCGCTGCGCGTGCTGCTCGTGCATGCGGGCGAGCCGGATTCGCTGACGTGGTCCGGCCTCGTGCAGCCGCTGCGCCTGGCGGCCAAGGTGCTGGGGCCGGAACGCCTGCACGTGGACGTGCGCACCCCCGACAAATTCGCGGCCGACCAGCGCCACTGGCACCTCGTGCTCCTCGTCGCCGACGAGGCCGAGGCCGGGTTGCGTCCCGCCAACCTGCGCATGGTCATCTCCCGCTGCCGCGCGGCGCCGTGCTGGGGCGGCGTCGGCGCGGGCGTGCTGTGGCTCGCGGAGGCGGGCGCGCTGAACGGTGCGCGCGCGGCGTTGCCGTGGTCGCTGTATCCCGACGTCGACATGCGTGCCGACCAGGCCTTGCTGAGCCCACACCTGTACGAGATCGACGGCGCGCGCCTGACGAGCTGTGGCGGCGCGGCCAGCATCGACTTCGCGCTGACCCTCGTCGACCTGCTGTTCGGCGCGACGGTGCAGGCGCAAGTGAAGGAAATCCTGTGCGTGGACCGCGTACGCGGCCCGGACGAGCGCCAGCGCGTCGCCCTGCAAGCCCGCTTCGGCGTGCTGCAGCCCAAGCTGACGGAAGCCGTGACCCTGATGGAAGCGAACATCGAGGAACCGCTGTCGACCGACGACATCGCCCAGCTGGCGGGCGTGTCGCGCCGGCAGCTGGAGCGCCTGTTCAAGCAATACCTGGGCAGCCTGCCGTCGCGCTACTACCTCGAACTGCGCCTGCAACGGGCGCGCCAGTTGCTGCGCGACACCAACTACTCCATCGTGCAGGTGGGGCTGATGTGCGGCTTCTCGTCCGGCTCCCACTTTTCCACCGCCTTCGGCGCGCTGTTCGGCAACACGCCCCGCGAAGAGCGCCAGCGCAAGCTGAGCCAGTAA
- a CDS encoding acetylornithine/succinyldiaminopimelate transaminase: MNAKLDSGVATRPVTRQTFDEVLVPTYAPAAMVPVRASGLDVWDQDGKHYLDFTSGIAVSSLGHCNPVVVEALTRQANTLWHVGNGYTNEPVLRLASALIEATFAERCFFANSGAEANEAALKLARKYAHGKFGPHKSRIVSCYSSFHGRTLFTVSVGGQSKYTEGFEPLPPEINHINYNDIESARAAIGDDVAAVIVEPIQGEGGVIPGDIEFLKTLRELCDKTGALLVFDEVQSGVGRTGTFYDYMNVGVTPDVLTTAKALGNGYPIGAMLTTTEIGQYLAVGSHGTTYGGNPLATSVALAVIEQINQPAFLARVREASGKIVANLEKLAADYPQLFTKPRGKGLLLGLPMADGYKGKSKDYTKVAEKLGLMLLIAGPDVVRLAPALVVSDEQIAEADRIMRQAADAFLAG, encoded by the coding sequence ATGAATGCTAAGCTCGACTCGGGTGTCGCCACGCGGCCTGTCACACGCCAGACTTTCGACGAGGTGCTCGTCCCGACCTACGCACCCGCCGCGATGGTGCCCGTGCGTGCTTCGGGCCTGGACGTCTGGGACCAGGACGGCAAGCATTACCTCGACTTCACCTCCGGCATCGCCGTCTCGAGCCTGGGTCATTGCAACCCGGTCGTCGTCGAGGCGCTGACCCGCCAGGCCAACACGCTCTGGCACGTCGGCAACGGCTATACCAACGAGCCGGTCCTGCGCCTGGCGTCGGCCCTGATCGAGGCCACGTTCGCCGAGCGCTGCTTCTTCGCCAACTCGGGCGCGGAAGCCAACGAAGCCGCACTGAAGCTGGCGCGCAAGTACGCCCACGGCAAGTTCGGCCCGCACAAGTCGCGCATCGTGTCGTGCTATTCCTCGTTCCACGGCCGCACGCTGTTCACCGTGTCGGTCGGCGGCCAGTCGAAGTACACCGAAGGCTTCGAGCCGCTGCCGCCGGAAATCAACCACATCAACTACAACGACATCGAGTCCGCACGCGCCGCCATCGGCGATGACGTGGCCGCCGTGATCGTCGAGCCGATCCAGGGCGAAGGTGGCGTGATCCCGGGCGACATCGAATTCCTCAAAACGCTGCGCGAGCTGTGCGACAAGACCGGCGCGCTGCTCGTGTTCGACGAAGTGCAGTCGGGCGTGGGCCGTACGGGCACCTTCTACGACTACATGAACGTCGGCGTGACCCCGGACGTGCTGACCACGGCCAAGGCCCTGGGCAACGGCTACCCGATCGGCGCGATGCTGACCACGACCGAGATCGGCCAATACCTGGCCGTCGGCAGCCACGGCACCACGTACGGCGGCAACCCGCTGGCGACGTCGGTGGCCCTGGCCGTGATCGAGCAGATCAACCAGCCGGCTTTCCTGGCGCGCGTGCGCGAGGCGAGCGGCAAGATCGTCGCGAACCTGGAAAAGCTGGCCGCCGACTACCCGCAGCTGTTCACCAAGCCGCGCGGCAAGGGCCTGCTGCTCGGCCTGCCGATGGCCGACGGCTACAAGGGCAAGTCGAAGGACTACACCAAGGTCGCGGAAAAGCTCGGCCTGATGCTGCTGATCGCCGGCCCGGACGTCGTCCGCCTGGCCCCGGCGCTGGTCGTGTCCGACGAGCAGATCGCGGAAGCCGACCGCATCATGCGCCAGGCCGCCGACGCGTTCCTCGCCGGCTAA